The Eubacterium ventriosum genome includes the window GAATTGACATTAGGAATGAAGCAAGTGAAGACAGAAGATGGAGCGATAACACATGCTTGGAGCATAATCATAAACCCGGAAGAAGAAATAGAAAGTAATATGTATAATTACATTTTAAAATATTTATCTGATAATTATAGAACAAGCATAAAAATAACGAAAGATTATATACGTTTTCAAAAACGTCAATTATACACCTGGGGCTACGAACTTAACGATCTAGTTTATGTGTTTAACAACAAAAGTGCGTTAGACAATTATCAGTATGATAATGCGGTATATGACATCGTCAAAGTAGCAGACAGATGGTATTATGGAACAACCAATGCATACGGGCTGGCATATTAAAGAAGTACATTTTAATTAGAACTATTTCATTACACAGTTTTCTCTATAGTATTGATTTCAAAAAATATGCAGAGAAAACTGTGTGGGAAATATGAATGTAGGATTATGCCTATTGCAATAAATACAAGGGAAAATGAATCACTTAAAGAAGGAAGGTAAAACTATGAATCAAAGGAAGAAATGCTTATGCATAATTTCATTATTATTAATGGGATTACTTTTTGATATTCACATAGAAGCAACCAAAGTAAAGGCAGAAAACATGACACAACAGGTTTCTGCTCCTAAAGGATTTCAGGGAGCATCCACTAATGGAAAGATAAAGCTTAAGTGGAAAAAGAACAGTGATGCAAGTGGCTACATACTATATAGAAATGAAAAAAAGCTAAAGACATTAAAGTCAAAAAACACATCATATGTGGACAAAAAAGTAAAAATCAACAAAAAATATAAATATCAGATACTTTCTTATAAGAAAACAGAAACTCAAACTGCAAAAAGTGCAAAAAGCTACAAAGTAACAGTAGTTGCAACAGACAAGAAATCAAAAAAACTAAATGCTGCAAGATTTGTAAATATTAAAAGTAATTACAAGATTGGATGGGGCGAAACATTAAAATTAAAACCGGTAGCAAAGTATTCAAAAAAAATCAAAGGAAAGTATAAGAAAGGTAAAAAGGTATACAGCAAGAAGATTAAATGGAAATCCTCAAATCCACAGCTTGTAAAGGTTAACAAAAACGGAAAAATCACGGCGACATCAGAAAGGGTAATCGGAACAGGATAACAGCAAGAAGTCATAACGGAATAAGGAAGACCATAAATGTAAGTGTGGTTAACTTTTCAGGATTAGACAAGATACAAAATCTGAAAAAAGTTAAGGACAAAAACATTATAAAAATGTTAACTGATGAAAAGCAGGAGACATCTGATATCGCGGATTATTTTCAAAAGAACAAAGTCAATGAAGAAGTTGAATTAGAATTTGGACAAAGGAAGGTAAACACAGAAGATGGAGGAATAACATATGAAATATGTATAAAGATGAACTCAGAAATAAAAATAGAAACGGATATGTATAATGAAATATTAAAATGCATAGATGATAATTTTATTAAAATAAAAATAACACCTGAATATATTCGTTTTCAACATAATTATTTATACACCTGGGGTTACGAACTTAATGATCTAGTGTATGTGTTTAACAACAAAAGTGCGTTAGACAATTATCAGTATGATAATGCGGTATATGACATTGTTAAAGTAGCAGACAGATGGTATTATGGAACATCCAATGCTTATGGGCTGGCATATTAACTGGATATAGGGATGAATTAAGTCATATAAAAAACTAAGTGATTTTTGAAAAGATTACAGAAAATAAAGGTCGATATGGTTACAGACGAATTCACGCCCTACTTAAGCGTGAAAATATAATTGTCTCAGAAAAAGTTATTCGTAGGATTATGAAAGAAGAACAACTTGTAGTAAAAATCAAACGAACTCGTAAATATAATTCCTATCAAGGTGAAATATCTCCAGCAGTAGATAATCTAATTAACAGAAATTTTTCTGCATCTAAACCTAACGAAAAGTGGTTAACAGATATAACCGAGTTTGCAATTCCGGCAGGAAAGGTTTATTTATCGCCTATAGTAGATTGTTTTGATGGCTTACTTGTCAATTGGAATATAAGCACTTCTCCAGATGCATTACTTGTCAATTCTATGCTTGACGATGCAGCTAAATTACTATCTGTAGGAGAAAAACCAATCATACATTCAGACAGAGGCGTACACTACCGCTGGCCAGGCTGGATTTACAGGATTGAGAAAAATGGTTTCATACGATCAATGTCAAAGAAAGGCTGTTCACCTGATAATTCTGCCTGTGAGGGCGTATTTGGAAGAATTAAAAATGAGATGTTCTATAATGCAGATTGGTCTGGGGTAAACATCTCAGAATTTATTGGTATTTTAAATGATTATCTTTATTGGTATAATGAAAAAAGAATAAAAAAATCATTAGGATATTTGAGTCCTATAGAGTACAGACATAGACTTGGATTGGTCACTTAGATAGTCCAAGAAAATGTCCGCACCCTCGACTCGTTAAGTATAAAGATTTATTTTTTTGTTTTTCGTTGCTTAACGACAATATCGTCTCCGATTGCTTTTTTAGCAGTGAAATTTCCTACGTGGTCATCAAAAAATAAATCTTTTTCCCATACTTCTCCAGTTGTAATAGAGTAAATAGGGTATATTGTTATTGTTACAGGATATTTGTAAGTATTACTCCAACTTATACTAAATTTATTTGTTTTGGTAACGTTGTATCCCAACTGTGCGTTTAATATTTTTGATGTAACTCCACCAGAAGCAGAAAATGTGTTACTTATGCTAACACTTTCTGAAATTTTTACTTTTCCAGCAGGTCTTTTATATTGTCTTAAGACATTACTTTTATCTGTTTTTCTAGTTACTTTTTTTGTTTTTTATACAATAATCATCACCAAAATATAATGTTTGTATCATAGCATTTTCGTTAGGAACATCAATATGTCTGTATATTTCTATTATATCTGGATCGTATTTCAGTCCCATTGATTCTTGGTATTCTTTTATTTCCTGCTTATTTGTAATATGTATAGTTCCTTCCTGGGAAAATTGATTTGTTTTTGTAGCTATTTCAGCATTGCTAACTTTGTCATAAGTCAAATTATCTCCAAGTGTAGCTGCGGATGAATTAATAGAAATACATAATGTAGTAATCATACAAATTGTAATTAAGCTTAATAATTTCTTCATAGTGTTTTACCTCCTGTTATTTGTTATCAATCTTTAATTTCCCGAGAGAATAAAAGTATTGCACACGCGATATAAATAATTGATATAACGAGCTCTAAAAAATTCAGTGAAACAAAAGGTTTTGTATTTATTTCATATAATGATTTTATGCAAAATATCATAATCATTGCATATCCAATTAAGGTTAATAAGATATTTTTCTTGGATTTATTTTTCTTTTTAACAATAAAAAAAGAAAAAAATGTAAATGATAACATAAACAAAAGCAATGCTATATTAACAATTCCATACAAATCATAATAATCGATGAATCCTATAAAACCTGTATACCAGGTTCCAGATTCTGACTGTCTGGCAATGGGAGTTTGAAAAAATGTTGATATTAATTTTATTAGTATAAGGAAAATAATCGAAATAGCCATTCCAGATCCTGGCAATATGAATTTGAGATGCCTTTTGATTGCAGTGGCTTTTGTGCCTACATTTTCATTATTTGCAATCTTATTTTGTTCGTTGCTAAATTCCTCCTCAAATTGGTCTTCTTTATCATCATTCATAAGATAATCTAAAGAGCAATCAAAAAAATTGCTTATCTTTACTAAATTATTAATATCCGGTAGGGTTCCTAGTTCCCATTTTGAGATGGCTTGTCTGGATACACATAACTCAGAAGCTAGTTGCTCTTGCGATAAGTTATTATCCTTTCTTAATTTTTGCAATTTACTAGAAAACGTCATTATTTATATCTCCTCTCCTTCTTGTTTTTTGTATAGTACAATAACTCAAGCTACCAAATTGCTTAAAAAATTAAAAAGTGAGCCCCCCCTATCTCGCAATCTATAAATTTGGATATGAGTAAATGTACAGTTACAAATTTTAGTGAAAAAATGAAAATCCTCAACCATTTAAAGTTGGAACTTCCGCAACTCACAGTAGCATCTTGCCTATTTCAGGCGTTTCTCTTGTATTTTTCGTATGTAAATTCTATACATTTGCAATTTATAATATCATAAATATTAGGAGAGATTCAAATTATTTTGAATCATTTACCTTCGAGAGTATCTCTTAATTTTTTATCTGAAGTGTAAAAAATTAAAAATATTTTGCAAGAATTTCTGTATGTTGTAAAACAAGAGAAGATAGAGAAAGTAAGATTGTATATTGATTAGTGGCAAAAAAATAAACCAAATTGAAGATAATAAAAATAACTTAATGAAATAGCTAACTTATGTTATAATTCCCTCGTGGCAACACGAAATCAGAAGGATAATACAGATTATATAACATAGGTAGAAAAACGGCTGAAAGAACATTGAACTTAAACAAATATGCTTAAGCTATACTCTGTACACGCTGAGTCATAATCGTTAGAGCACAGTTCCTTTTCTTTTTCATATTCATTCAATAATTTAAACCACAATACGGTTTATTTTCCTAAATCCCATCCACGTTAGAATTCGACATAGACACACTGCAATAGTAAAATATAACCATAAAGTTTGAGACCAACAAACCTTAAAACTTTAAATCAAAAATAAATAAATGCCTTATTGAGAACAGTAGTTTAAGAAACTGACTGTTTTTCAATAAGGCATTTTTTATTGCAAAAATGGAGGTGTCTTATGAAAAGTGAAAGCATTTTAGTTGTTCCACCGTAGGAGTGAAACAGGGCCAATATTAGAATTATGAAATTTTTTAGGAGGACAAATATGAATTTAAATTACGAAGAATTTAAGGAAAAGATTAAGGAAGATATTAAGGATTACATGGATGAGAAGTACAAGGATTGTGGAGTTGTAATCAGAAAGGTTAATAAGACTAACCGTGAGGTTGATGGATTAAATTTTTATGATATTCCAGGATTAAAAAATGCCACACCAACATTATACGTAAACAACCTGTATGAAGAATACGAAAGAACAGTAAATTACGAAGATGTTGTAAGAATGGCAGCTGAAACAATGGAAAATGGAATTGAATCATTTAACAAGGAAATTAAGGCAGATTTTTTAGATACGTCAAGACTTAAGGATAACGTATTTTTTACATTAATAAATGCTGAACAGAACAGAGAGTTATTGAAGACTGTTCCACACAGAAAATTTGAAGACCTTGCAATTGTGTACAGATGGAATCTTGGAAATGATTCATTAGGAACATATACAAATCTTGTTAACAATGATTTAGCAGCAAAGGAAGGTCTTACAGAAAATGACTTATACAATGCAGCAAATAAGAACACAAAGGAATTATTCCCAGTGTCAATTAAGAACATGAATGAAGTCATTAGTGAAATTATATTTGGTGAAAGTGAATTGGGTGAAGAAATGCAGGAAGAATTCAATGAAGTAATGATGGAAACACCTAATGAACATTCAATGTATGTAATTACAAACGAAAGTAAATTGTATGGAGCAGCTTCAATTTTGTATGAAGAGCCACTACACGAATTAGCAGAAAAAATTGGAAGTGACCTGTATATTTTGCCATCAAGCATCCATGAAGTTATTGCCGTATCAGCAGATTTTGGTTTACCTGATGAATTGGCAGAAATGGTTTATGAAATCAATATGGACCAGGTAGACATTAATGACCGTCTTTCAAATCAGGTATATTGCTACGACAAGGATTTAAGAACATTAAGACTTGCAACAGACACAATAAATAAGAGTCTTGATGACGTTGACCGTGGAGCAATATCAAGTCCGGAAAGAGAGGGCAGATAGTCATAGAAGATTTTCAAAAAGAATTGGCAGAGAGGATAAAAAGTGAAGTTGCTAACTGCAGTTCGGATGAAGAGTTTTTCATTAAAGTTGAGGTGATTGCAGATGGAAAAGATAAATCAGGTATCAATTAGACTTGTAAAGGAACGACCGCTGCTATCAGAAGAACAACTTACATCCCCTGAAAAGGTGGCAATGGTAGTTGGAGATTACATAAGGGATATGGATCGTGAAGCTTTATGTGTAATCAATTTTAACAGTAAGCTTCAGCCATTGAATTTCAATCTGGTAAGCATTGGAGCAATAGATACTACAATTGCTTCGCCAAGAGAAATACTTAAGTCAGCAATATTGTCAAATGCAGCAAATATGATGATTTTACATAACCATCCATCCAACATTTTAGAACCATCAAAGGAAGACATCAGAACTACGGCAAAGCTAGTTGATATTTGCAATCTGGTGGGAATACCTCTTCTGGACCACATTATTGTTGGTCCAGATAAGGGGAGGTATTTCAGCTTAAGGGATAAGCAGTTGGTTGATTTTAGAAAAAGCAGTATATATTCAGACAAGTTAGAGTTCTTAAATTTTAAGAAAGATAAGGACATAAAAATAGCCGAGGAAGTAAAGGTTAGATAAATAAAAGGGGTTTGGGGATATGCCACAACAAGAATGCATTTGTATATACAAATGCGTATCTTGCAAAAGACATAGCCTACATTATTTTACAGAAGGAAGGTGGAGATATGAGTTCAGATAAAAGAGACATTACTAAGCTTATAAGATTCAATGACAGGGAATATAAGATAGTAATGGAAAATGCAAATGCCTGTAACATGAATTTCTCAGCCTATGTCAGATATGCAATTTCAAACATAAAGATGCCAAATCCTGATATGAGAAAACATATTCTTAAACTTATTAATGAGGTCAATCACATAGGTAATAACGTTAATCAGATTGTCCGCAATAATAACAGTGGTTTGTATATGGACAGTGATAAGACAAGGCTTATGGAGTACATGCGATTACTGAATCTTAAGGTGGGAGCTTTTATGGAAAAGTATGGCGATTAGCAGAATATTACACATGAATAGCCATCACTGTTCTAAAGGCTCACATCTGCAGGTGGCAATTGATTACGTCTTAAAGGATGAAAAGACCATGAATGGTCTGCTTACAGGAAGTGTTAACTGCATAAAAGAAAATGCCTATGAGTGTATGAAGGGGACAAAAAGACTTTATGGAAAAATGGACAAAAGACAGGGGTATCATCTCATCATTTCGTTTGAAGAAAATGAGTGTGGTGGAGATACAGCAATGAAGGTTATAGAAGAATTTGTTCACGAGTATCTGGAAAGCGATTACGAGGTAGTATATGCAGTTCATACCAATACAGACCACATTCATGGTCACATCATCTGGAACAGTGTGCGTTTCACAGACGGATATAAATATCATTACAAAAAAGGTGATTGGGAAAAAGACATTCAGCCAAGAATAGACAGAATATGTGAAAAGTACAATCTTTCAACACTGGATAAATCAATTAAAAAAACAGACAAAAGGGAATGGGATGTTTTAAAGAACGGGCCGTTTATATGGAATGAACAAATTAAACAGGACATAGAGGCGTGTGTTTTAAGAGCTTCAGATTATTCAATGTTTCTGCAAATGCTTGAAGCAGAAGGATATGAAATAAAGCAGGGGAAATATCTGGCAGTAAAACCGCCGGGAATGGAAAGATTCAGACGTACAAAGACGTTAGGACAGGGCTATGGAATTGATGAATTAAAAGAAAGAATTGTAAAGGAAAATCTTAATACTTATAGAAGTAATCAGATAGTAAGATCTCCAAGAGTCAGAAGGTTTAAGTCAAAAAAAGTAAGAAAAACGAGGATGACAGGATTGCAAAGACAGTATTTTAGGGAAATGTATCGTTTGGGAAAAATAAGAAAACAACCATACTCACAGGTATGGAAATACAGGAAGGATGTTAAGAAGTTTAAGTTATTACAAAAGCAGTATTTATTCCTTGCAAAGTATGACGTTACTGATGTGGAACAAATATCTGATGTGCAAAAAGATTTGAGAAAAAAGGTGTCAGTATTGCTTAAGGCAAAGAAGGTAATTGTTAATGAAATGGACAAACACCTTAAGGTATTTCAGGCAGTGGAGAATATAGATAAGGAAAAGAAAGCAACCATTTTCTATAAGATGGGTGATGACACATTTAAGGAATCAGAGCAGATTGTATCAGAAGCAAGGGCAACACTTAAAGAAGAGGGAGTGTCATTTGAGAAAGTAAAAAAATTAAAGGAATATTATACAGAACTTTTGCAGGCAAATGAAAAGGAAATAAAACAACTAAGAAAAGAAATTGGTGTAGGTTACAAAATCATAAAGGAAGTAAAAGTAAGGCAGGAGAAAAAAGAAATTGAGGAAAGAGCAATTAAAGAAGAAAAAAACAAACAGGAAGAACAGGAGAAAAAACATGTTAGAAGGAAGTGATTTATGTGGAACAGGCAAAGGAATTTAAAAGTGAATTTCAGATAGCCCAGAAGAATAGAAAAGAGAATATGAGAATTGAGAAAAACATCAGAAAAGGAGAACCGGTATCCCTGATTAAGAGATTGTTTTTCTCTAAAAAATACAATAATGATTTGGTGGAGAGATTGGCAGATGGAGATTTGACAATTGCACAGATGAAACAGATAAAAATTGCAATAAAAAATAAACTGTCTGAAAAACAGATTGATTCATTGATTAACTGTAAGAAAGATGAAAAGGCAATGGCAACAATAATAGACATAGCAATCATGCTTAACAATGGGCAGAGGAGGTGAGCATATGTCAGATGAAATTTCACAGGCAATACAGATAATAAGACTTGAATTTGATGGTTTGAGATTTGGAATGGACATAACAGGTGGAACAGTGAAGCAGGCAAAAAATCTGGCGGTGTTCATTTATGCACTGCTCACAAGAGAAAAGCTTCAGGGAAAGACATCATTGAAAAAGATGTTAAGTAAGGATGGTAGTTTGCAGATATTAAAAATCAGGGAAGAGGACATGAAGAAGTTTAAAAAACTTGCAAAGAAATATGGAATTCTTTATTCAAAACTTCCGGACATAAACAAGTCAGACGGAATGACAGAAGTTCTCTTTCACACAGAGGCAACACCAAGAATAAATACATTAATCGAAAAGTTAGGCAATGGAAGCATTGAGAACTTAATGGATTATGTAAGAAATGGTAAGGATGGAGATTTTGAAAAGGTTGTTGATTATCTTAAGAAAGAAAACATTTTAAAAGATACTCCCAGTGAAGTCGAACCAGAAAGAAAGGAACAGTTAGACAGGTATGCAGATGAACTTAAATACAATGCAATGATAAATGATCCTTCAAGAGTAGATATTACCATTTCAAGGAAACTTTATGAAGAGGAAAATCTTACATCCATAAAGACAAGGGTTCCTAATACATATGGTGACAATGTCAGATACTTATGGCTTGATAAGTCAGATGTTGTATCAATTAACGGTGGAAAGACTTTCTTCGCATATCTTAACAAGGACAAGGAATACGAACTTGTTGACAGAGACGGGCAGGTGGCAGAGAAACTTTCAGGTCAGAATTTACAGAAGCAGCATTATGACAGCGTGGATGTAACTGTTAAACACAGGGCATTACAGGAACAAAGAAGAGGTAAAAACGAAATGGAACAAAAATACAAAAAGGTTGGGACTCCGGGTCCCAAGGTCAGAAAAACAGAATCGGTTAAAGGAACTCCAAGGGGGCGATAGCCATGAACAGAAAGAATTCAATAGTAATTCCCTGTTTAATAATTGGAGAACTTTTTACCATTTATGTTTCATACGTTCTAAATGGCGTATGGAACACCAATGGCGATATAGTACTAATTCTTAATAAGTTTAATGCTGCAATAAAAAATCCATTCGGACATTACTACAATGCCAATACATTAAGAGCAGTAATCTATGGTTCGTTAATATACGGAATGGCAGTTTTAATGTATGTGACAAGCAGAAGAAATCTTATGCATGGCAAGGAATATGGTACTGCAAGATTTGCAGATATACGAATGGTTAATAAGGCACTTGCAGATAAGGATGAAAGCAAGAATAGAATATTAAGTAATAACGTGCGAATGAGCACTGATACCAGTGTTACCGGTTTGAATAACAACATGCTTGTAATCGGAGGCTCCGGTGCAGGAAAAACATTTTACATTGTAAAACCAAACATAATGCAGATGCTGCCAAAGGGATCCTTCATCGCAACCGATCCAAAGGGAGGTGCGAAACGTTCCATAGTGAAAAGCTATGGCACGATTGCAACTAATAATTGAATAAAAAATAGTAGTAAATCGGAGAACTAAACACACGATATGTCGAATGATGGAGTAACGTTCTGAAAGGCAACCCTAATCCTCCGACTTGCACCTAAGTTAGTAGAAACTAAAGTGTAAGAAGCTCGGTGAAGTCGGCAGAGAGATACCGAAACAGATTAGATGTCGAAAGCATTTCAGAGGTGAGATGTGTATCCTATATGCCGGGGGTCTATAAACTATCTATGGTGAGAATGAAGAGAGTTAAGCTCTTCTGACGAAACTTCGAATGTACGGGTCTATATCGGGACTATGTAGAAATGCATAGTGGCACAAATAGTGCCGTTACTGTGGGCGAGTAAGACTCCGCCTTTATGAAAGTCCATACATTGTTACAGGCAGTGTCAAGGTAACAGGCTCATAGAAGGAACCTAAGGATAGATGTAAAGATAGTGTGTTTGGAACGTTGGAAGCTGACAGCGTGGAGAATCTACTTTCTACGAAACGTATCAAACGGGAAAATCACAATAGTGATATAAGTGAGATTATGTCAGTGAAAGCGGAGGTATAGTACCGAAGAAACCGTGATAATAAGTGGTGGAGGGAAGACCTCTAGTCATACAGTTAAACAAATTAAAGTCGAATGGTATGGGTTCGAGTAAGACTAAGAGATGTAATCACTCCCAGATAGGAGGTTACAGACCATGCTAAAGAAAACCAAATTGAGATACAACGAATATTATGATATGCAAAGAGTATATGATTCATTGTATTCAGCAAGTAAAAACGGTAACAACTTTTATAAGTTACTGGAGATTATTGGTTCAGAAGAAAATATCAGGTTAGCATATAGAAACCTAAAGAGTAATAAAGGTAGTAATACCAAGGGAACTGATGGAAAGACAATAGACGATATTAAAGAACTAACAGATGAAACTGTGATTAATACAGTGAGAGAGATGTTAGCTGACTACAAACCTAAGTCTGTCAGAAGAGTGTACATTCCAAAACCAGGAAGTGACAAGAAAAGACCATTGGGTATTCCGTGTATATGGGACAGATTGGTTCAGCAGTGCATATTGCAGGTCCTTGAACCAATCTGTGAACCTAAGTTTCACAACCATTCATATGGTTTTAGACCAAACAGAGACACACATCACGCAATTAGTAGAACAGTTAGTATGATAAATATGTACAAGCATTACTACTGTGTTGATGTTGACATAAAAGGGTTTTTCGACAATGTCGACCACGGAAAACTTTTGAAACAGATATGGACACTTGGAATAAGAGACAAGCGTTTAATAAGTATCATAAGTAAGATACTTAAGTCAGAAATAAAGGGAGAAGGAATACCGACAAAAGGTACACCACAAGGTGGAATAATAAGTCCACTACTATCCCTAATAGTCTTAAATGAATTAGATTGGTGGATAAGTAATCAATGGGAAACATTCAAACCAAACAGAATGTCTAATGTTGAAGCATTTCGAACATATGCGAAGAAATACACCAATCTGAAAGATGGATTTCTAATAAGATATGCAGATGATTTCAAAATAATGTGTGGAAGTTATAACGAAGCACAGAGATGGTATCACGCAACAGTGGATTTCTTAAAAACAAGATTGAAATTGGACATAAGTGAAGAAAAACCAAAAGTCATAAATCTTAAGAAAAACTCATCAACATATTTAGGTTTTAAAATAAAAGTCGTTCCAAAGGGGAAGACCAGATATGGTTATATAGCAAAGACTGATATGAGTGACAAGGCAATTAAGAATGCAAAAAGCAATCTAAAAGCCAAAATAATTAACATTCGAAAAGACAACCCAACAGTGGCAATTAAAAACTATAATTCAGCCATTAGAGGAATACAAAATTATTATTGCATAGCAACAAATATTTACAACAATTTAACGGATGTGAATTACGCTCTCTTACCAACCATAAGAATACGTCTTAGAGACATTAGCAAAACAATTCCATTTAAGGAAACAGACATTAATTTTCAAAAACAAACAATGGGTATTCAGAAAGAAACAAAAATTGTAACCATAGGAGATATGTGTTTACTCCCATTAACGGGAGTTCACCATAGGAGTCCTATGAATTTCTCTCAGGAAATAAGTAATTATACTTCAAAAGGTCGAGAGAAAATACACAAGAATTTAATGCTTATTACACAAAGAGAATTTGAAGCCATAGCTAAAATGAGAGACCCAACAGAAACAATAGAATTTAATGACAATAGTTTATCAGCATATGTCATTCAGCAAGGAAATTGTTACATAACGGGTAAGAAGTTAGATGTTAGCCATATGAAGTGCATTAGAAAGAAACCTTTAAAAAAGAGGGGAACTAATAATCACGGAAATATAATCTTTATAAATTCAGATGTGTACAAGGCAATATTTACGAGAAAGATGGTTGAAGCCCAAGGTTTATTAAGAAAATTTAAGTTGAATGAAGAACAATGGAAAAAAGTTAATTATATAAGGCAAAATTATGATTACCAAAAGGTTTAGACAATAAATAATTTGCAAATGTATGATGGCACGCCGTATGAGGCGAAAGTCTCACGTACGGTGTAGAGCAGGGGAAAAGGTGGAGATAATATCAAATCCTTACCTATTGCTATAAATCGCAAGAGCCACGGCAAATATGTTAAAGAAAAACGGTTACAACGTGAAGGTTCTTAATCTGATAGACATGGCAAAGTCAGACGGCTATAACCCTTTCAGATACATACGAGAAGAAAATGATGTTGTAAAGCTGGTAACAAACATAATAAGCAATACAACACCAAAGGAAACAGCACCATCAGATCCTTTCTGGGAGAAATCTGAAAGTATGTTTTTACAGGCATTGTTTTATTATGTATGGCTTGAAATGCCACCAAACAGGAAGAACTTTCAATCAGTACTTGACTTACTTTCAGAAGCAGAAGTTGATGCAAAAGGCAATGATTCAAAACTTACAAAGAAGATGAAACAGCTTGCAAAGACAAGCAAGCTTAAGCAAAATCATCCTGCCTATAAGCAATACATGAAAGTAATAAGAGGTGCAGGAGATACGGTGCGTTCCATCATAATCAGTGCCAATTCAAGGCTTGCATTATTGGAAAATCCGCAGATACTTAGAATTCTGTCAAAAGATGACTTGCATTTAGAGGAACTGGGAATAGGTGTAAATGGTGACAAACATACAAGAACTGCATT containing:
- a CDS encoding plasmid mobilization protein — translated: MSSDKRDITKLIRFNDREYKIVMENANACNMNFSAYVRYAISNIKMPNPDMRKHILKLINEVNHIGNNVNQIVRNNNSGLYMDSDKTRLMEYMRLLNLKVGAFMEKYGD
- a CDS encoding relaxase/mobilization nuclease domain-containing protein encodes the protein MNSHHCSKGSHLQVAIDYVLKDEKTMNGLLTGSVNCIKENAYECMKGTKRLYGKMDKRQGYHLIISFEENECGGDTAMKVIEEFVHEYLESDYEVVYAVHTNTDHIHGHIIWNSVRFTDGYKYHYKKGDWEKDIQPRIDRICEKYNLSTLDKSIKKTDKREWDVLKNGPFIWNEQIKQDIEACVLRASDYSMFLQMLEAEGYEIKQGKYLAVKPPGMERFRRTKTLGQGYGIDELKERIVKENLNTYRSNQIVRSPRVRRFKSKKVRKTRMTGLQRQYFREMYRLGKIRKQPYSQVWKYRKDVKKFKLLQKQYLFLAKYDVTDVEQISDVQKDLRKKVSVLLKAKKVIVNEMDKHLKVFQAVENIDKEKKATIFYKMGDDTFKESEQIVSEARATLKEEGVSFEKVKKLKEYYTELLQANEKEIKQLRKEIGVGYKIIKEVKVRQEKKEIEERAIKEEKNKQEEQEKKHVRRK
- a CDS encoding type IV secretory system conjugative DNA transfer family protein yields the protein MNRKNSIVIPCLIIGELFTIYVSYVLNGVWNTNGDIVLILNKFNAAIKNPFGHYYNANTLRAVIYGSLIYGMAVLMYVTSRRNLMHGKEYGTARFADIRMVNKALADKDESKNRILSNNVRMSTDTSVTGLNNNMLVIGGSGAGKTFYIVKPNIMQMLPKGSFIATDPKGGAKRSIVKSYGTIATNN
- a CDS encoding DUF5688 family protein; the protein is MNLNYEEFKEKIKEDIKDYMDEKYKDCGVVIRKVNKTNREVDGLNFYDIPGLKNATPTLYVNNLYEEYERTVNYEDVVRMAAETMENGIESFNKEIKADFLDTSRLKDNVFFTLINAEQNRELLKTVPHRKFEDLAIVYRWNLGNDSLGTYTNLVNNDLAAKEGLTENDLYNAANKNTKELFPVSIKNMNEVISEIIFGESELGEEMQEEFNEVMMETPNEHSMYVITNESKLYGAASILYEEPLHELAEKIGSDLYILPSSIHEVIAVSADFGLPDELAEMVYEINMDQVDINDRLSNQVYCYDKDLRTLRLATDTINKSLDDVDRGAISSPEREGR
- a CDS encoding PcfB family protein → MSDEISQAIQIIRLEFDGLRFGMDITGGTVKQAKNLAVFIYALLTREKLQGKTSLKKMLSKDGSLQILKIREEDMKKFKKLAKKYGILYSKLPDINKSDGMTEVLFHTEATPRINTLIEKLGNGSIENLMDYVRNGKDGDFEKVVDYLKKENILKDTPSEVEPERKEQLDRYADELKYNAMINDPSRVDITISRKLYEEENLTSIKTRVPNTYGDNVRYLWLDKSDVVSINGGKTFFAYLNKDKEYELVDRDGQVAEKLSGQNLQKQHYDSVDVTVKHRALQEQRRGKNEMEQKYKKVGTPGPKVRKTESVKGTPRGR
- a CDS encoding JAB domain-containing protein — its product is MEKINQVSIRLVKERPLLSEEQLTSPEKVAMVVGDYIRDMDREALCVINFNSKLQPLNFNLVSIGAIDTTIASPREILKSAILSNAANMMILHNHPSNILEPSKEDIRTTAKLVDICNLVGIPLLDHIIVGPDKGRYFSLRDKQLVDFRKSSIYSDKLEFLNFKKDKDIKIAEEVKVR
- a CDS encoding helix-turn-helix domain-containing protein; the encoded protein is MTFSSKLQKLRKDNNLSQEQLASELCVSRQAISKWELGTLPDINNLVKISNFFDCSLDYLMNDDKEDQFEEEFSNEQNKIANNENVGTKATAIKRHLKFILPGSGMAISIIFLILIKLISTFFQTPIARQSESGTWYTGFIGFIDYYDLYGIVNIALLLFMLSFTFFSFFIVKKKNKSKKNILLTLIGYAMIMIFCIKSLYEINTKPFVSLNFLELVISIIYIACAILLFSREIKD